The DNA segment TTCATGTTGATCTTCAAGTTACCCTTCACCGGTTTGCAGTAAGACTCACAATCTATAAAACAAACATGGCGGCTGAAACACAACAGAGGACTCAAAGTGTTAACTTTTGACATGTTTTGGAGGTTGGGGAGAGAAAAAACAGAGCGAGGTGGAAGCGAGTGTGATGCCCGAGACCACACATTGGCCAGATCCATATTAACGACTCAGTCATCCTGCTCGTAAATCCGCAATGGAAATGTGCTCTTCCCTCAGAGTTTCACATTCTGAAAgccccgggaaaaaaaaaaaaaaaagacaataattCAATTTTCGACGGAGAGCCCTCAGGCAAGCCGGAGAGAACGCACATGGAAATATTTGATAGTTATCAAAATTGAAATTGTGTGATGATGAaaagagagaagggggggggtcaTATGAGATATTGAAAACAGATGAGCGCTATTATCAGAAAGAATGTGCAACGGTTTTGAATTTGCATATTTGTAGTTGATGGAGTGACAACATTGGAAAACatttcccatgtttgaagtcccGACGGAGACACGGGAAGCCGAGCGTGCTGCCTGCTTGGAATGTCAAGACTACCAAACACATAGAACTGGACCTGGTCCTTGTGGTCTCGCTACTTTCGCGAGGAAAAACCAGCCAGTCATGTCGGCTACCAAAGTAAATCAATCAAAAGCGGCTGCACACGAAAAGGGCGTtgcgttttgggttttttttttttttgcagtaattGAAGGAGTTTAGGAAGGACAAGAAAGTCATAAAAACATCCAGGATGTTTGGCTGTGAATCAGCGAGCAGGAGATTTTATAAGGCtgtgtgaggggaaaaaaggaaggaagagggggggaaaaaagaaaagtgttttAATAACTAAATTggggtgtttaaaaaaagaaataaaaaattcattattttctgttattaattaaaaatattttttttttcttctagtctctggaagtgaaaataaaatcctgccaaatggaaatgatttttttttttttttttctccagctcATTATCATGAACTGCGACTGCATGTAGATGGCATGCGCATGGATTTCATTAAAGCGCTGCCAAATATGCTCGCATTCCTTCTCCGAGGTATTGGCGCTGAAACCTTGGCAGCGAGAAAACGGGCAAAAGCTCCTTTTCCCATGAGGAGTCACTTTTCACCTGGAAAAGCTctcgcaaaaaagaaaaaaaaaaaaagaatcgccTAGTGACCCGGAAGAGCAGCCCAGTGAAAACACTTTTCTCTCCATACGACAAGGACAAATTGCGTGCTCCGCCCCCTTCTACACAAAAAACGACATTTTGGACAGTTCAAGTTTAAGGATGGAGAGAAAGACACGGATGACGTATTTTCGAGCGCTTGAAGAGAATCGCCGGTGGAAATGTTTTCCCACGGGAGAGCCCGAATCAATTTCCTCAAGTTGCCAAAGAGTCTTTTCACGCCTCAAAACGTTTCCTTCCACTTTATCTAGCAATCACCTCGGCCTTGTCGTGATGCTTCGAGGTGGAGGAAACTTGGCCGAGGGCTTTGGGATTCCGAGacaaaagggggaaaatctcatCTGGGCCAAAGCACTTCAAAAAAGGGAGGCGCCCCATCCGCCATTAATATTTATTCCACACCTTCAAATTGGAGCCCAGAaatatggggggaaaaaaaaagaatatgttTTTGTTCTTCTGGTGAACGGGGCGGGGTGTGAGTGAGCGTACACCAACCTGCTGGCTCTTCTGTGCTGCTCACCACAGCTGTGGGGTTCACCACGGGGATCTCTGGAACGCAAAAGTCAAACATTTAGTGCTGTGCTAAAACATAAATGCTAGATTTGAGCggcaaacacatttttgaagATCTTGGAAGGCAATTCGGACTGTTAAAAATCTGCATTAAAATTGTGCATGacagcataaaaaaataaaacatcttgtGAAGCTCAATGAAAGGATCCGTACTAATACTAATTGGCTGCTTAACAGCctcgcccccctcccctccccacgaGGCCATATTGTCACACCCAAAGTTGCCATTAAGCCTAATAGAGCTAAATTTATGCACGCGCTTAGTTCCCTTTGGTGCCTGGGATGGTTCAGCGGCAATGAAATGGTCGGGGTCGGCCATCCATGACCGTGGCTTTTTTTTGGACCATCTGCTCCGGAGCTGCAATGCGAGAGAAACAACACGGCGCCATGTGGCACCGCGTGGCGTGGCGCAGTGTGACGCTGCATCGGCAAAGGTCATTTTTGAAAGAGCTCCATTTAGCTTTGAGCTAGCTAGAGCGTCCACTCACTGATGCAAGGGGCCACGGGAGATCGGCTCTGCTGGTAGCCCTTGGCGCAGCGGTTGCAGGTGCTGCCGGTGACGCCATCTTTGCAGGGGCACTGACCTGTGGTCTGGTTGCACGTCTTACCCGCTGCTCCGACGGGGTGGCAGTCGCAGGCTGAGAAGATGGCGCAGGAACAAGAACATGAGACAAAGCAGTTTATAGTCTTTTGTCCACCGTGTTCGGTAAACAACCGGGCAAATATGAGCAGGTCGTAAgggaagagggagggggggggggggggggtgttgatcTCTGCCCCCTCCTTTTCTCCTcaaactgtttttttcccccgaggTTTTATGAGCAAGGCGGCTTGGGCCAgttaagaagcagtaaaaagtcCTCAGATGTTGATGACTTTTCAAGCCTGCGTGACTGCAGCTGTGACACACGTCGCCTTGGGATTTGTAGTCCTTTAAAACGGCCTTTTCTTCATCGAGCCTCTGCAAATTGTGGAtgattgctatttttttttacacttcacGATATTTTTCATGGGTCCATTCCCCGCCGCTCTCATGGGCGCCCATTTGCAGAGCTGATTAGGAACAGACGCTTGCCCCGCCTCCCCCCTTTTGGAAACACCTGTATTTTATTGTCTTAAGACGTGACACTCAACATACTTTCACCTCTAACACATGGAGAAATCGAAATAGCACGTACCCTTGCAAGCCCGTCGATGAGTGATTGGTCGGGCCATGTCTCGGAAGAAGCCTTCCTTGCAGTAGTGGCAATGGCGGCCGGCCGTGTTGTGGCGGCAGTTCATGCACACGCCTCCGCTCTTCCTCCCCGAAAGTTTGTACAACTCCATGTTGAAACGACAGCGCCGGGCGTGGAGGTTGCAGTTACACGCTGCGGACGGACGACACAGTTGTCAGAACATACACGGTACCTTTAAGATTTACTTTGACGCTGTGGTTTGGTAAGCGCTTACAACACGGCAGCTCCGAGCTTGGCGGCAGCTCTGCTTGCCATCCATCAAAATGATATTTGTAGCCTTCATTTCTCCCTTTTGGTGATTTATGAATCCAACTTCCTTCAGTCCATCACTTATTAATCTCCGCAGAGAGACACGTTAATCCCGCGTCAATCTCACTGATGACCTATTAAAGGAAAACCGGGCTCACATAAAGAGATTTGAGCTTCCCGATGAGGTGAGCCAGGATAGAACGGTTCAAGCTGGAGATCCGACTGGTTCACTGAGGTTGCCGAGACGATTACGAAAGCAGAGTTTGATTTAGGAGCTAAAGTAGCGCCGAGGaagaattgtttttgttttctggcAACCCGGACACTTTGTGTATTTAAGCAGTAAATCCATTGTCATAACGTCGACGTTAAAATTAACAGGCCGCATCGAAACATTGCCGCCCTAACGTGGGGGGAAACGGGTTTTGATTCACGGCTGTTATTTTCAAGGTACAACGACTACATTTTGTCGCTACTGTGGCGAGAGCTGTACGTGATCCACATCTAAAAAAGGAAGCCTGTCACCGGGCCGGGGAAATGAGGCCGTGTTTTTCTCCTGGTTCCAGATCCGGGAAAAAAAAGCGGGTGGGAGGGGtcgcgtgtgtgtggggggggggcacattcCCAGACTGTTTCCCAATTCCATATGGTTGCAGCCCAATTTGTTTGGAATTCAGAGGCTAATCAAATAGCATTTGAAATTTGACCAAGTTAATTCGAGTCGGTGTGGACGAGGTGATCTTCACCACAAGTGTGAAATATTCCAAGGAAATTTCCAGGGCAGGCAGGATGCTGTTTCTGCCATCAAGCATCTCAAACACGTATCCAGCTGTGAGCATGTGGGACCATTAACACCTTGCACTGGAACATGAAAGTGATGGATCACGTTTTGCATCGCGAGCGCAGCTGAAGAACCGACGGCGGATTTCTGCCATCTTGTTGATTTACGGCCGCGCGGCAACTCAAAGTACCGAGCGGCAAATCTATTGTTTTGAGCTTATGTGTGGAAAAACGGAAGAAAGGAAAAATCCCTTTGCATGTAGCCAAAAAAGTTTGCGTGTTGTCAAGGAAATGGCAAAACAAACAAGCTGCGGTTGGCAAAACACAGCCACgacaaatcatttttttagTACGTGAGACGAAAAGAACCATAAGTCATTAAGATAAAGAGCAACAAATTGGAGGTACTGCGTGACGACGGAATGACGGCTTCACGCAAGTGGGAGCCAGCGTCCTCCTCCTTCGCACATGTTTCTGACTTCCCCATCTCCAAAGACCTTTCAATAGCGACAACGTGCCAGGTGACATATCGACTCAAGAACAGCTCGGCGTTTTCCCCCACGTGACAAATCGGCCTGTTGAATGAAAACCCATTTcaacaaataaaatgcaaatgttcGGTATAAATCGAATTCTATTTTTCCTTCACCTCTACCAAAATTTTGGATGCCCGTGCaactcacccctcccctcaacTAACATTGGTCCTCAAAGAGCGGAGGGCCACACTGACCGCCATCTTTCTCTTCTCGGGTCGGGCTGACGTCCAGACACCGTGTGTTACTCTCgacatggtgtgtgtgtgtgtgagctgaaCAGTGTCTGGCTGCTCCAGCCACCTGCTCAGGACACCGGGAGGGAACACCCGGTTAATTACCTCCTTGTCGGATCCGTGGCATGGACACAGTGTGGTGAAACCCACACAAAATAAGattgtaataataaaaagacGCAAAAAAATGTGCTAATGACACTCTCATACAATTTCATATGTACACAAGGGTTCACGAAAGAGTTCCTGCACTCATGTTCTGGCTTAACAGCCACCAACAACAGCGGCCGGCGTGTCGGCTGGAAACCGCATCGTTCCGCAGTTAGCAGAGCCCGCGGGCTTGCAAtaacattgaggaaaaaaaaaaaaggcaaaatttcCAACGACAAAAAGCCAGGCTCTGATTTCAGCCGAAGGGGCTCCTTGATAGAAAAAGTCACTGGTGGGAAAGTCGGGGTTGATTGCTACCATGTGTGGGTGTGCGACTTGATAGAGCGGCGCATATTAACGCAATTAACGTGATTTCACCTCTTTATAATGACTTGATGGGAGAAGTGTCAATCAAACCCGTTCAACCTTGGGataagcagcaaaaaaaaaagaattcaaatgATGTGACGAGCCCTCGCAAGCTAGCCTCCGGCGACGCGGGAGTTCCGGGGAGTCGATTAGCAAAAGTAGGATAATGACACGTAGGGGGCAGCGCTATCAAAGCGGCTTTTCTTTTCTAAAATTATAAATCTCATCATGGTCTTTTATCCCATGTTGCCTTCAGGCTAAAGAACACAGCTTTGAAAATTGCGCGTTCCATTTGAAGGGAATCCGACATCCTCGCGTTACGACCGATTAAAAACGACACGGacgttttcactttcatttctcAAATGGTGAAAGTAGAACACAGACCGACCCCGGCTTGGCCTCGGCTGGTCGAGAAGTGCAACACAAAAAATAGCAACTAAGGGATGgaaagcctattttgaaattctAATCAGTATAAAAAGAAAACCATCTGCTCTTTGtcagaggggagaaaaaaaaataacgacGTGGTCCTCTAGGTTTAACAAATGAAGGAAATTTCCTTCAACTAATTTATCCGACTGATGTGATTTAAAAGGGTTAGGTTGAATGATTGACTAATAAAACACTGAGCGCCACACCCTCTACGGCGGCGCTGCCAACCATAGCTCACCTGCAATCTTGAAAAATAAACCTGCAGCTTGCAAATGAGCCGTGGCGTCGGTGCACTCTTGGATCTGGCTAAGCTAAGCTTCATTAGCGATGGATGATGCCTGCTTCTGGCCTCGGAGCATCCCCGAGCTGCACTTCCTGCTCTCCGAATGAGGAAGAGGGAAGGACTGGAAAATAATTTGCCGGTACCATAAATCATCTCGGACTGGTGTCACTTGACTCCACAAGAGGCCTCTCATCCGATACAGTCTCTTTGAGCAGACTTAATTTGAAAGTCAACAAACGGTATTTACATTCCGGCGTGGGGCACGCCAGCAAAAACAACAATACTCAATCACAAACGGCAAGCAAACACAAGCGTTGCATCTGTTTCCTCGTTCTCTCCCGCACCACTCGGCAGATAAATCGCAGCGGGGTCGCCCTCGGCGACCTCCAGGACGGAGGGGATTTTTAAAAAACCAAGATGGAGGCACCAGATGGGTCTAAAGAAGAGCCCGTACTCCACTTGGGAGGCAAAAATCAAAACCTCTCCTGACATCCAATGTCACCATCCTGCGTAAAGGTCACGACCCCACGCCCCTGCTCCCTTTCCCTGAAAAGCGCCCTCAGGCTTCGCTTTGGCTCCCAGGAAGGAAGGTAAAGCGGCCGGCGAGCTTTCATTGGCAAATCCCGGCGACATATACGTAAAGCGGGTGTAACATTTGGGAAAGAGCAAGGGGATATTTAAAAGAGGGCGTAAGCGCAGGAAAAGCGCTGAGGGATCTGCGCTGGGATATTGTTGCATAGTTGGCCTTTGGTTTTGTCACCCCTGGTCACCCTTAAGCAGATCTGGCATTTGCTAAATATGATCTCAGGCGAGCTCGCCGGGCAATTACAACACGTTAGAAAAATATACACTTTTGCCCGCCCTCCCCCCGCCGAACATTTCTGGCTTCATCAGCGAGGTGAAAACGGGGACAGCGCTTACTAATTCGCTGCCACGTTTTTCACGACGGGCCAAATTGAACTGAATTCAATCTCACTAGATGTCTGTTGATTTAAAACAGGTGCGCAAATCTAATATGACGCCAGACCGTCCGAAATGAAAATCGACGGAACTGCCTATACAATTACATTAGCAGCCGTTGGCACGTAAATAAGAATAACAATTTGACACGGCCGGTTCCCAGAGCGTAAACACGACTCGCTCGCATGACGACTCGGATGATTTAACCCCTCGCTGAGTGCCAGTGAGTTGAATAGTTGTCATCCGCTGTTTAGACATTTCCAGAAAACACGAGCGTTTCCCTGAAGAGGTGCACTTCATTTACACGCTTGATGGGAAACGCAGCCCAGTGACCGATTTGGAGTGCGGGCGGCTGGCAAAAAGATTCCAAATAtcaccatttttattttcgATTGTGGCTGCCCAAAGGTGGTCATTGGATATTTGGCCAGCGGTCGTCTTTATTCGATTTTGACGGCTCCGTGTCTAAGTGCTCACTTAGGGCTCGATGGTACGGCTGACTATTTGTTTTGACTTTGGAcccaaagagaaggaaaaacaaaaagtactCACGCAGACATTCGTTGGCCTCGCGGGCACTGGCCCTCTGCCACGGCCGGTCGTAGTGAAAGGGTTTGCAGCGGTCGCATTCGGGCCCTTCCGTGTTGTGCTTGCAGTCGCACACCAGTTTGCCTTCCTTGTCTTTCAGGCAGCGCGCCCCGTGGCCGTTGCACTTGCACCTCCCGCCCACTTGGAAGTCGCCCACCGCGTAGAAGTACGCCGGCAGCGTGGAgggcgccgccgctgccgccgccgccgccgccgccgccgccgccgccgcggggtCTTCGTCCCGCCCGGTCGGTCCCGGCTCCCGCGGCTGCTGGGGCCGGGTGAAGACCACGCGGATATCCGTGACGGTCACCCAGTCCTGGAGGACCGGGCTGTTGTCAAAGTCTTTGCCGGACGGCCGTCCGTCCAAGGTGCTGAAGGCGATGAGGCCTCCGGAGAGCGGGTAGAGGTCCGTGTGGCCGTCGCTACACAGAGCCTCTTGTTCGTTCTGCTTGGTGATGGCGGCTCTGTTGGGCCGGTTGTACACACGCCGACATTGCGACGAGTAGAACTGGTAGGGCGTCCACGTTTTGCCGTAGTCCATGCTCTTGTAGATGGCCAGCGACTCCGGTCTGGGCGAGCAGAACTGCAAGCTGACGTAGGTGATCTCAAACTTCTTGCCCAGGGAAAGGGTTAGCGTCACATTGTGCGGCGAGGTGTTGAGGTTCTCCGACTGCCAGCAGGTCAGGTTGTGAGCCGAGTTGAGGTCGGTGAGGTAGGAAGGCGGGCGGGCGCGCCGGGGGTCGGCGGCGTCGCAGATCTGGCACGTTCGCACCGACGGCCGCTCGTCTCCGCGCTCCACCACGCTGCACGAGCGGGACGCCGGGCGCCCGCACACGCTGGacaccgccacctccttgccAAAGGCGGCGTTGATAAACTCGGGGATGCAACGGCGGGCCGCGCCGGCGTCGTCGTAGCAAGGGTCCGCGGGGTTCTGCTGTCCGGCGAAGGGGTTGTTGGCGCCGTGCGACGCCGCCGAGCCCGCCAGGAGGCTCAAGCACAGCAAGTACGTCCAGGCTTCCCTCATTCTGCTCCGAGGGCCCGGCTCCCGACCACCGCGCGCGTCTTGCGAGGCAAACAGATGCGAGTCGAGCGGAGAAGCTGCGCCAGTAAACGCCAGAGCGAGACTGCGTGCGGACGTGTCCGACTTCTCGCTAAAAATCTCCCGAGCCGGCCTTAATTGCGGCCCGGAGGAAGGAGACTGTCGGTGCTCGGTGACCCTTGGCGCGAGGCCCTTCCTGCGGGAGACAGATACAAACACGGAGGTcagtgtcaaactcattgttACCACAAAAGGAAATCACCAAAAAGAGCCACTCAGTCAAGCGCGGACCTCTGCCAAGGCTGAGCAACCACGTCCGTCTGAAAAGTTCCGACATTAATTAACATAGAAGATTGAAATGCTTGGCTGGctggaataaaaaatatacacacTTCTTGACAGACAGGCCATTTAAAGAAGTGGATGcctccaaaatggccgactcttTCTGTTCTGCCGCCGGTGTCAAAAGCAGCCGAGCTTTGTGGTCATGCTCGGGTAGCATGGCATCCCATAATCCCTGGTAATGGTGTGGTGCGACGGACCAGAAACGTGGTCTCTGTGTTTGAAGAAGTGAAACCGTCAAAGAGAAACTCTCATCAAAGACGATGTGACGGTAGAAATTCCGACATTCCCCGATGAGTCAATTCACCAGTGATACGGTTCCATGCTTGGTACCTGGGTGACATTGTTTCTACAATGCTCGGCTAGACAAGGAGCCTCTTGGTTCCAAACAAGGGGTTCGGGGTGAGAAAGCCATTTGATGGGGGGTGAATACGGCCTGGGGCTTTTCCTCGCCTAATCCCCCTTTTCCTTCCCTGGGTGTCAAATGGAGAGGTGCCTCATTTGAAAAGTGACAGCTGAAGGCAACCGCATCCCTCTTTGTGTGCTATTTATTAAATTACAATGAATGGCAGCCAGCCGCTCCCGCTCTGGCTCCCCTTCATACAACGCCATCCATCCCTCTTCATCTGAGAGAGAAGAACAAAAGGTGGCCTCTGTATCCACTTCAGTCAAGCGCGGCGGAAAGCAGACAGATGGGAGTTAAAGGCCAGTCGCAAAGACAAAAGTGTCCTTCTTCTTACGTGTGAAGGGCTACGGGGATTGCAAGCCTTCAAAAACGAAACCAAAAAAACTGGCAAATGGGCGCACTCATCTGCACTCCAACTATTTGGCCTCTTCTCAAGTGGTGCTAAAAGGAAACAACCCCCCCCACTTGTTTTCTAATGTTGGAcaaaaatgtcaggaaaagtAAGACAACGTGATAAATGGAAGAAGAGCAGACCTGGAGATGAATGGAGGAAGGTGACTAGGGCATACAAATATGAGATGGATGGAGCGAGACAGATTAAGGTGGACGACTGCGACGGTGCGTGTCAGTGCCTGGAATGACTAAATATGGGAGAGCTGTGGGTGGGTGCTCCAACCGACTGGGAACGGTGACAACACACTAGAGGAGacgccagcttttttttttcccccctacctCATGACTTATCATAATGAGAAACAAGTTTCATGTGAAGATGGGAGGACGACGGGGTGGTCTTGTGGTTTTCAGCTTCTCCCCCCACATCATCGGGAGATCATCCCACGTTGATTCGCTTCTCTTTCAAGCATGGGCGCCTTAGTCGGAGTTCACCGATTAGGAAAACACAAGTCGCTGAGAGGCTTTATTTGGCTTGGGTGGATAGCGGAGGGCTCCGGGTAAGGGGGGGTGTCTGGGGACAGCTGAGCCGCTTTGTATCCCAAGTGGGAGCCTTTCACGCTGGTCGGGTAGCCCCTCTCTAAGACGGGGAGCGGAGGGAGGTCTTCTATCGGGTGACAGTGAGAGGGGGCCCGATGTGGTACCCTGCTGTCCCCCTCCAGCACAGTAATCCCTGGTGGGGTTATTAGCAGCCTTCCGCAACTACTGAGGATTTTTTGTCAATATTGCTGACACATTGCCAATTCTGACGGATAAACGAGTTTATTTTGAGTCTGTTCGACAATGGGCAAAATCCAaaaatggaacacacacacagagcaaatAAAGATGTCGACGTGAGTCAACATGACTGACAGGACTCAGGTAACAGAGGTCAGTGGCCCGCTCGATGACGGCCATCTTCACGGTGGTGACGACAAttcccgtgtgtgtgtttggggggagGGCAGGAAGGGGTCAACTTTCCCAGCTGAGGGCGTCATTAGCAGAGGGATCACCGACAAATTCTCATGTCTCGGAGAAGGTTCAAGGTGTAGAATGAGGTCAAGGTAGCTCTCAGACAAAATTGCCAATGTCGTTTTCTGCGAGGTCAATGTTTTGGTGAGAAAGGGTCATGGCagaggaggggaagggggggaaaaaaaaaaaaggggggaaaagtTTGAGGTATGACGCAAGACCCGAGGGTTAAACGGGGTTAATTGGTCACGACGATACAAAACAGTCAAGCACGGGGAAAGCCCGacacattcccaaaacattcCAAACACGACCGCTGAGAAACATGCCGATATGACAAGCACacagaccacacacacacacacctggagaAAACGTTCATGCAGGCCAAGCGGGACGCGGGGGACGGGCAGGACCGAGCATGCCGATATTTGCTCCTGGACCGTCTTCCCGTTGCCAGACACATCTGGAGTGTCACGCCGACGGACAGCAGGTATTTGAATGCTTACAGGCGAGgggagcacacacacatacacacacgcacttcaATGGAACTTAGAGAATGAGTGACACAATGAGCAAAATCTGCAGAGTGTTGCCTCGGATTATCTCGCACACATCATGCGACTGCAACCGCCTCTTCTGATGGCGGACCCGATGAAAATAATCACAGACGAGTCCCGATTGCGTGGAGTGACTCCGATGCTTAATGGTGAGAAGTAGGTCAAGTGGCTGACACTGTTTCAAGGGGGCAATAGGGGCATACTTTAAGGCCATTCAAGCAGTTAAGATAACAAGTGCCGGACGGGACTGTCGCTTTTAGCTCCAGACTTGTTTGAGAGCAGGCGCTTTCAAGGGGGCGGAGCTTAACATTGGAGCATGTTTGATATTCGGGGAAGTCAGCACAGAAAACACCAAACAAGCCAAAATTGGATTGGATTTGCACGAAATGGAACtaaaacaaattttaaaaaatgtgtcaaGGGTAGAACATCGTCGATGACATCACACAACTAAAATTGAATAGTTTTGAGTGCAATTTTGAATGACTCACGTTGATCATTTTGCACGTATATTTTGACTTCTTCTATAATATTTCATAATATTTGATGCAATCACTAATCCCAATAGAATCGAGGTGAAATGACGAAGGAATTAATTGCAGAATATCCTCCATAATAATTTTAATGACATAAGATGCCAATTTCATCAAACTTCCTTTTTTTTAGATTTGATGTCTAATGCAACGTTACAGTGTAACTTTAACTTttcagaaggggggggggggtgcacgctGAGGAAATATTGGAAGTGACAAACGCATGTTGAAGGACGAAGGCGGCCGAGAGGCGCGCCGCTTGCTTTGGCACGCATGCATTCTTGGCTCACAATCGCCCCTTCAGCTTCCACCTCCTCTTGCACACTTATTTCTGCCCAATTCCAGAGTGGCACCTGTCTGTGAACGCGCATGCACGAGCTAACGGcagcttcatttaaaaaaaaaaaaacgggttcACGTAACCTGTCATTGCCTAACACATGCTTGTTGAAATAATAATCATATCCAACTCACCTTATTGAATCCAAATTAGCCTTTaaatagagtaaaaaaaaagccactaaaTCCCACAAGTGAAAATTTGGACCACCTCTCTCTCATGCGTGCCTGGACCCAAGTGAGAAGCGAGCAGTCGTCCATATGTTGTAAAGCGAGCCCGGGCTGAGGCTACTCCCCGTTCAAATCAAACACACATTTTCCCAAAGTGTGTGcgggagaagagagggggggcgacgcgtgtgtgcgtgtgtgtgcaaagAGGAGGGGAACCAAATATTCCAATTACACTCTTAATGTGTTTTCTCCTTGTTGGACTTGATTTTGCACAAATTAAAACATTGCCAAGAAACCACAAAGCAACCACAAGCCAAAACCAAAGCGACTATTTTGTTATACATTTGATTAGTGCGTGTGAAATACACACGATTGTTCCCCTTTGCCTCTAAAATCTCTCTAAGCTGATCAACATTCCTTTAGAATCTACTGTACCATTCAAAATAAAGTTAAGGGGTCAAAGTCAGGTGACCCCTGACTCTGACATGCCAATCGATATTAATTTGTTTTAATGAAATGTTCCATATGACTCGAATAATCGTTGAATGTGAATTGCGAGTGGCAGAGATAACGACAACAAACATTTGCTccattgaaagaaaaagaaaacagacacAGCGGTTTCCCCATGGTAATCCATTCTTCAATTCACTGTGAGAAAGGTCAACATGAGCGTCACAAAAGGAACAAAAAGAAACACTTACGGCGTCCTAGGGAGTTTTTGCACGGTGTAGTTCAAGATGGGGACACTTTGCAGTGGACACAAGACAATCAATgccagcttgttttttttttttgtggaggaACCTTCATTTCTGGCACATCCTGTTGGCAGAGGCAGGGAGTTACATTTCTGCCCAGCGTTTTCTTTTCTAAAATATGCTTGTCTGACATTTACGTAAGATTTGAAATAATTAAAATCAAAAGTTAGTTACCAGTTATTCTTCTTGAGGTTTTGCCCCATTGCTGAGCTTAAAACTCTCAGGAACTGATCTTCAATGGTGAATGGACGCTCTCTGGTGGCCACATGTTTATTTcctccctttttgtttt comes from the Syngnathus typhle isolate RoL2023-S1 ecotype Sweden linkage group LG18, RoL_Styp_1.0, whole genome shotgun sequence genome and includes:
- the ntn2 gene encoding netrin 2 isoform X1 encodes the protein MCLATGRRSRSKYRHARSCPSPASRLACMNVFSRKGLAPRVTEHRQSPSSGPQLRPAREIFSEKSDTSARSLALAFTGAASPLDSHLFASQDARGGREPGPRSRMREAWTYLLCLSLLAGSAASHGANNPFAGQQNPADPCYDDAGAARRCIPEFINAAFGKEVAVSSVCGRPASRSCSVVERGDERPSVRTCQICDAADPRRARPPSYLTDLNSAHNLTCWQSENLNTSPHNVTLTLSLGKKFEITYVSLQFCSPRPESLAIYKSMDYGKTWTPYQFYSSQCRRVYNRPNRAAITKQNEQEALCSDGHTDLYPLSGGLIAFSTLDGRPSGKDFDNSPVLQDWVTVTDIRVVFTRPQQPREPGPTGRDEDPAAAAAAAAAAAAAAAPSTLPAYFYAVGDFQVGGRCKCNGHGARCLKDKEGKLVCDCKHNTEGPECDRCKPFHYDRPWQRASAREANECLPCNCNLHARRCRFNMELYKLSGRKSGGVCMNCRHNTAGRHCHYCKEGFFRDMARPITHRRACKACDCHPVGAAGKTCNQTTGQCPCKDGVTGSTCNRCAKGYQQSRSPVAPCIKIPVVNPTAVVSSTEEPADCESYCKPVKGNLKINMKKYCKKDYAVQVNVLDMETVGDWAKFSVNVMSVYKSRGEPLKRGDNILWVHMKDLACKCPKIQMSKRFLVMGGSDGGTGSGPGVGTSNPERAGLLADKNSLVIQWRDVWTRRLRKFQRKEKKGKCGKA
- the ntn2 gene encoding netrin 2 isoform X2 is translated as MREAWTYLLCLSLLAGSAASHGANNPFAGQQNPADPCYDDAGAARRCIPEFINAAFGKEVAVSSVCGRPASRSCSVVERGDERPSVRTCQICDAADPRRARPPSYLTDLNSAHNLTCWQSENLNTSPHNVTLTLSLGKKFEITYVSLQFCSPRPESLAIYKSMDYGKTWTPYQFYSSQCRRVYNRPNRAAITKQNEQEALCSDGHTDLYPLSGGLIAFSTLDGRPSGKDFDNSPVLQDWVTVTDIRVVFTRPQQPREPGPTGRDEDPAAAAAAAAAAAAAAAPSTLPAYFYAVGDFQVGGRCKCNGHGARCLKDKEGKLVCDCKHNTEGPECDRCKPFHYDRPWQRASAREANECLPCNCNLHARRCRFNMELYKLSGRKSGGVCMNCRHNTAGRHCHYCKEGFFRDMARPITHRRACKACDCHPVGAAGKTCNQTTGQCPCKDGVTGSTCNRCAKGYQQSRSPVAPCIKIPVVNPTAVVSSTEEPADCESYCKPVKGNLKINMKKYCKKDYAVQVNVLDMETVGDWAKFSVNVMSVYKSRGEPLKRGDNILWVHMKDLACKCPKIQMSKRFLVMGGSDGGTGSGPGVGTSNPERAGLLADKNSLVIQWRDVWTRRLRKFQRKEKKGKCGKA